Within the Staphylococcus argenteus genome, the region TTAACAAACAATTACCACAATAAAAATATGTTTTTCATTTTTATTTAAATTAATCATATAATTGCCAAGGAGAATAATATGGATTTTGTTAATAATGATACGAGAAAAATTGCCAAAAACCTTTTAGGTGTTAAAGTAATTTATCAAGATGAGGCACAAACTTATACAGGCTACATCGTGGAAACGGAAGCATACTTAGGATTTGATGATCTTGCAGCTCATGGTTTTAGTGGTAAAGTAACACCAAAAGTGACATCTCTATATAAGCGTGGCGGTACAATTTATGCACATGTCATGCATACACATTTACTCATTAATTTTGTAACTAAATCTGAAGGCATACCAGAAGGTGTACTCATCCGTGCTATTGAACCAGAAGACGGTTTATCCGCTATGTTCCGTAACAGAGGTAAGAAAGGCTACGAGGTAACGAATGGCCCAGGAAAATGGACTAAGGCATTTAACATCCCACGTTCTATTGACGGTGCAACGCTAAATGATTGTAGATTATCTATTGATACAAAGAATCGTAAATACCCCAAAGATATTGTTGCTAGTCCACGAGTTGGTATTCCAAATAAGGGAGACTGGACTCATAAAGCATTACGTTACACAGTAAAAGGAAACCCATTTGTGTCTCGCATGCGTAAATCAGATTGTATGTTTCCCGAAGATACGTGGAAGTAAATGCCGTCTTTCATTGATTACTATCATGAAAATGAAATCTATCTCCTTATAAATCAATCAATCGTGCCGTCAGCATACGGATGGGTTGATTGTTTTCTTTTTGTCCATCATATTTTTGATTTATCTCACCTTTTTGAACTTGCTCTAAATTGTAAAATATATAAATATAATCATTTATAATTATTAAACTTCTATGCATTAATATTAATTCTATTGTTTTCAAAAACTAGAAATATTGATTTGTTGCATGTATAATGTTAAAAGTGCCCATTTATAGCGCTTACAATTTCAAGCACTTTAACTTTAGGGCAAGGGATATTCAACAAGGGGGATTTGAAAATGATAGAACTAAATGCAATTACAACATTATGTTTAGCCTGTATACTTTACTTACTTGGTAAGGCTATCGTTAATCACGTTAATTTTTTAAAACGTATTTGTATACCCGCACCAGTGATTGGTGGTTTAATCTTTGCTATTTTAGTTGCGGCTTTAGATTCATTTGGCATGGTTAAGATTAAATTAGATGCTTCATTCATTCAAGATTTCTTCATGTTAGCATTCTTTACTACAATCGGACTTGGTGCATCTTTAAAATTGTTCAAACTTGGTGGCAAAGTTTTACTGCTTTATTTTATGTTTTGTGCCATCATTTCTGTCATCCAAAATTTAGTTGGTGTATCACTGGCTAAAGTATTGAATATTAAGCCCTTACTGGGATTAACTGCCGGTTCCATGTCAATGGAAGGTGGACATGGCAATGCAGCTGCTTATGGTAAAACTATTCAAGAACTTGGTATAGATTCAGCATTAACAGCGGCACTTGCGGCTGCAACTTTAGGTCTTGTATTCGGTGGTCTTATAGGTGGACCAGTTGTTAAGTTTTTAATTAAACGTTATAACCTAAAGCCACAACATAGTGATGATACATTTAAAGATTATAGCCAAGTAACTTATAACGAACATTTACATAGTAAATATAATGGAACTGAAGTATTCTTCATCCAATTTACAATCGTAGTTTTCTGTATGGCAGTAGGAAGCTATTTTAGTCATTTATTTACAGATCAAACTGGTATTAATGTTCCTATTTATGTTGGCTCATTATTTGTCGCTGTTATTGTTAGAAATATTTCCGAAAGTTTCAACTTTAATATTGTTGATTTAAAAATCACTAATCAAATTGGTGATGTCGCATTAGGTATTTTCTTATCTCTTGCATTAATGAGCATTCAACTTACTGAAATTTACAAACTCGCTATACCTCTTATTATTATCGTTTTAGTTCAAGTAATCGTTATGATTTTATTTGCTGTCTTAATTTTATTTAGAGGTTTAGGAAAAGACTA harbors:
- a CDS encoding DNA-3-methyladenine glycosylase, which codes for MDFVNNDTRKIAKNLLGVKVIYQDEAQTYTGYIVETEAYLGFDDLAAHGFSGKVTPKVTSLYKRGGTIYAHVMHTHLLINFVTKSEGIPEGVLIRAIEPEDGLSAMFRNRGKKGYEVTNGPGKWTKAFNIPRSIDGATLNDCRLSIDTKNRKYPKDIVASPRVGIPNKGDWTHKALRYTVKGNPFVSRMRKSDCMFPEDTWK
- the gltS gene encoding sodium/glutamate symporter — its product is MIELNAITTLCLACILYLLGKAIVNHVNFLKRICIPAPVIGGLIFAILVAALDSFGMVKIKLDASFIQDFFMLAFFTTIGLGASLKLFKLGGKVLLLYFMFCAIISVIQNLVGVSLAKVLNIKPLLGLTAGSMSMEGGHGNAAAYGKTIQELGIDSALTAALAAATLGLVFGGLIGGPVVKFLIKRYNLKPQHSDDTFKDYSQVTYNEHLHSKYNGTEVFFIQFTIVVFCMAVGSYFSHLFTDQTGINVPIYVGSLFVAVIVRNISESFNFNIVDLKITNQIGDVALGIFLSLALMSIQLTEIYKLAIPLIIIVLVQVIVMILFAVLILFRGLGKDYDAAVMVGGFIGHGLGATPNAMANLDVITKKYGNSPKAYLVVPIVGAFLIDLIGVIVIMGFIQWFS